Genomic DNA from Gossypium hirsutum isolate 1008001.06 chromosome A01, Gossypium_hirsutum_v2.1, whole genome shotgun sequence:
TGGTAATGGTAATCTTGGCTCAAGTTAGCAGCATGGTAATAACCAAAGCAGCAATGTCTAGTGGGGTTGACAAATATGTTCTTATTGTTTACTCTAATGCTCTCTCCAGCCTTATTCTTCTTCCTTGCTCTTTCGTGTTCCACAGGTCCCTGATATCTTGAGCTTTCCTTAACAAATTTAGCTAtcatttttcttggttttttaaCTTTTGGTTTTTGAATTCTGAGATTTTGCAGATCGGTACATCTTCCATGGAACTCCTCCAACCTCTGTATATTGATCTTTCTCCTTTCCTTGATTGGGTTTGTAACATATTTCTTCTCTTCCAATTTCAAGAGTATAACTATTATCTTGATCCGATTAACATtcatgaaaagaaaaggaaaaaaaaaaccagtAGATTCTTCACATCTTTGACCTTTCTCAATGCAGATGTATCGGCCAACTATGTGGATACGCAGGTATAGAGTACAGTTCTCCTGCAATGGCTACAGCCATGCTCAACCTTGTTCCAGCATTTACCTTCATACTTGCCATCGTTTGCAGGTTCCTTTTTATGCGTTTTCAGTACCAGAAATAAAAATCGCAATGTGTTGATTACTGTGCTAGGTTTGGGCTTATCAGCGTATTAATCTGTAATACAAGAAGGGTTATAAACTGTAGTTGAAATTATTGCATCTGTGTCAACTTTCCATTTGCTGGTTTAGGATGGAAAAGCATGAATGGCGAAGCACAAGCAGCCAAGCCAAGGTCTTAGGAACCACAATCTCCATAGCAGGGGCATTTGTAGTGACATTTTATAAGGGGCCAACAATTCTGAGATTGCCTCATCAGCTTCTTTCCTCGCCACAAATAAACTGGATCCTTGGAGGGCTGCTTCTTGCAGTTGAAGCTTTTATAAATTCTGCATGGTATGTTATACAGGTTAGCATATTGAACCCTTGTTATAGATTATGGTAACAAAGATATTCGAGATACTATACTGTACACTGACTTTCTGTAAATCCTGCAGACCATGGTTCTGAAAAAGTTCCCGGCAGTACTAACTGTAATGTTTTATCTTTGCTTCTTCAATGCCATTCTTTCCGCAATATATTCTTTGTTTCTTGTTAAGGACCTTAGTGCTTGGAAACTAAAACCTAATATAGGGCTTGTCGCTATTCTATACTCGGTAAGCACACTATAGTTTCAATGGATCatttaaaagaattgaagtcGCACACAAATAACAACATGGTGCTATTGATTCAGGCAATAGTGGCAACAACCTTCCGGATCAGCTTGTGTTCATGGTGCCTATGGAAAGTAGGACCTCTATACGTTTCCATGTTCAAACCCTTGGCCATTATCTTTGCAGCCGTTATGGGTATCGTCTTCTTAGGAGATGATCTTTCTCTGGGAAGGTATTTGAGCTTTTCAGCATAACCAAATGAATACTTTAATGATATAACAATAGCAGTAGGTAACACCATAGTCTCTATCAGTTGAGCAGTAACCATAagaaaacttgaaagaatcaaGTAACTTGGCCAACATAATTAATTTGTAGGGTAATTGGTGCAATCATAATTGAAAGAATCGCAGACACTTGCGGTGAAAGAAAACTGAGAAATATGTTTTTGCTTTGATTTGTAGGGTAATTGGTGCAATAATAATTGTGAGTGGATTTTACGGGGTGCTGTGGGGAAAGGCCAAGGAGGAAAGTGGAGAGGAGAGTTTGAGATCGCCTTTGCTTCAAAACAGAACAGAAGATAAAAGGTCTTTTGCATAACAGAGttttattcaattatatatatatatataaaggcaaAGATAATTGTAAATCCAACCAATCAACTCTATTATGGAATTGTTCAAGATCTTTTGAGCTTGTAGTTGTTAGACTTCTCCGGGTAAGTACTAAGTAGTGAAGACAAAGATGAAGTGATAATTGTTAAGCTAAGGGGCCAGCCTGAAACTTTTTAGCTGATCAACACTACAAATAAACAAAAGCTAGCTGCTACTGGAAAAAATAAAAGACGTATTAATTCAGGGAAAAACTTTCAAGTATATTGTTTATACTGGTAATGCTCAAATAATTTCTCACCTATTTAATTTATTCGAGGAACAAATTGACTCTGAAAATTGCTGGATATATTGAGTGGAGAAAATAGATTTGGAGATGATATTGAATTAAACAGTAGACTTCGAGGCACGGGTGACgttttccaaaaagaattatttgTCCCCACAAAAAGTTCTTAGAGGGTTAAAGGTCCTCTCGGGATACAACGAAACTTTTGAATTTCTTTTGATTAGCAAAATCGAGAAATTTCCTAACTCTTAGCAAAATCGAGAAATTTCCTAACTCTTActctaatttctaaaaataagatTACTTGTAATGATTTTGTGTGCACCATAGATCCTTTATTTATATGCACTCAATGGATAATATTTTAGACATACTTTTTAGAAGAAATATGTCCTATGAAAATGTACCCATTGAatgataaatcatcactttcTAAATTTGAATAAGTGCTCATCAATAATTAAATTTGCAACCTACaatttccaacaatctcccactagatTGTTAATTCCAGAAAATAAGTACACAATGATTATGCATAAGAAAGGGTGTTCGCAGACTGAACCTTGCTTTAGTGCAAACTCTCAAAGTATCAACAAAGTGAATGGTGGCTAGTCGCTTGAACCATCATTCTTAAAGTCAATACTggaaaattttcacacataaccGTTAAGTATGAGAGTAAGAGtttaatttgctttcacattgtTATGGTCATGTGATCATCCTGTTTCATGAACATGTATGAgagaaaaccataaagaaaatcTTGTTGAAGCGGCACCACTTCATGTCCATATAGGTGGATTTCATAACAATTAATGTTCATCCATTAAGAGTAAAATTCATCCTCTTAAAATATAAACATTGAATCCTGATGTAAGTGCACGTTGTCATTCGATAACTTGTTATTACCCTTTGAACCTCGAAACTAACTTTTGGCTAGAACAAGGTAGGGTTTCCATTATCAATGACGCGATTACAATGGTTTTAATCTCATCTTAGTGGTGGTACTCTTAATTAAATTCCTTGACAAATCTTTTGTCAATGGATCCGCTAAATTGTCAATTGACTTAACATAGGTAACAATTATCACATCGTCCCTAATCAATTGTCTCACATACTCATGTCTCAAACTTATATGTCTAGACTTTTCGTTGTACATCTTATTGTACGCTCGAGACATGGTGGATTTACTATCATAATATACGGAAATGGCGAACCTACGTTGTGGCCACAACTTTATATTTAGCAAGAGATCTCTTTGTCATTCCGCTTCCTTGCCAATAGCCGCTAAGGCTATAAATTCAACCTCCATAGTTGAATGTGAGAGCAAGTTTGTTTCTTGGAGGCCCAACTAATGGCTCTACCTCTAATCTTAAAATTCATCCTGATGTGGACTTATTGTCACTTAGACTTGTAATCCAACTTGCATCCGAGTAACCTTCTAGTACCACGAGATAATCATTATAGAATAatcccaaattttttattttcttaatatagCAAAAATTCCTACAAATTTCTTTCCAATGATTAGTACTAGGACAATTTGTAAATATCGCCAATTTGAACACAGCAAAAGCGATATCGGGTCTAGTGCAATGCATTGCATACATTAGACTTCTGATTGCGTTGGCGTATTCAAGTTGCGCTATAACTCTACCATTTATTCTCACTTAACTTGAAGTTCGAATCTTATGGAGTGTTCAAATCTTGATATTCAAGTGTTTAAACTTTTCCAATACTTTCTCGATGTAGTGAGATTAGATTTGCAAA
This window encodes:
- the LOC107901983 gene encoding WAT1-related protein At5g40240 — protein: MHLFDREKGSAKMGNLVPFVGMVMVILAQVSSMVITKAAMSSGVDKYVLIVYSNALSSLILLPCSFVFHRSVHLPWNSSNLCILIFLLSLIGCIGQLCGYAGIEYSSPAMATAMLNLVPAFTFILAIVCRMEKHEWRSTSSQAKVLGTTISIAGAFVVTFYKGPTILRLPHQLLSSPQINWILGGLLLAVEAFINSAWYVIQTMVLKKFPAVLTVMFYLCFFNAILSAIYSLFLVKDLSAWKLKPNIGLVAILYSAIVATTFRISLCSWCLWKVGPLYVSMFKPLAIIFAAVMGIVFLGDDLSLGRVIGAIIIVSGFYGVLWGKAKEESGEESLRSPLLQNRTEDKRSFA